The nucleotide window CCGCTGCGCGTTGCCTTCGGTGCAGCGAGATTCTGCCGGTTGTCACCAACCGGAATGCGCAGCCACCCGATCCCGCCATCACGGCGTTGCGACACGTGACCGGCGGGCGCTACAGTGTCATGCACCGCGTTGGGGAAGGCGGGATGGCGAACGTATACTACGCCCTCCACATCGCCCTCGATTGCCCGGTGGTGATCAAGGTGATGCATCCGCACCTTGCACGCGATGCCGACATGCGGGAACGGTTTCGGCGCGAAGCTGAATCGGCAGCGCAACTGGTACATCCCCACATCTGCTCGATCACCGACTTTGGTTCGGTTGGAGATCAGGTCTTTCTGGTGATGCCCTATCTGGCTCGCGGGACCCTTGCCGACCGCATCAACAACAGGCGCTCGTTTCCAGCCGAGCGCACTGCAGCGATTGCGGCCCAGGTAGCGTGCGCTCTCGATTATGCGCATCGGCATGGCCTCGTTCACCGGGACATCAAGCCGGACAACATTCTCTTCGACGAGGACGAGAACGCTCTGGTTACTGATTTCGGAATCGCTACCGGACATTTTCGCGCCCGCATGACGGGCACCGGAAACGTCATGGGCACTCCGCACTACATGTCGCCGGAACAGGCCCGCGGGAAGCTTCTCGACGGACGGAGTGACCTGTACGCGCTCGGCGTTGTTATGTACGAGACGCTCCTCGGATTCCCCCCGTTCGATGGCGCCGACGGATACTCGATAAGCTACAAGCACGTCACGGAGACGGCGGCTGCGCCCGATGTGGTCGACTCGCGGATTCCGACCGAGCTTTCGGCGATCGTCACTAAGTGTCTCTCCAAGCGGGCCGGGGATCGTTATCAGCGGGGAAACGACATGGCTGACGCTCTCATATCGTTTCTGGCAAAGTCCGACTCTGCCGATGACCTGCGCGGAGCGTGGACCTCGAGGACAGTCTCTCCAGCGAAGCCGCTTGCGTCCTCGCTGGGCTCTCTTTGAACATCTCACACGAGATAATCCCGCTTCAGACGCGTTATCCCTTCGTTATTGCGCGCGGCGGATACGCATCACAT belongs to Gemmatimonadaceae bacterium and includes:
- a CDS encoding serine/threonine-protein kinase; protein product: MFCPDCGSWNRGAAARCLRCSEILPVVTNRNAQPPDPAITALRHVTGGRYSVMHRVGEGGMANVYYALHIALDCPVVIKVMHPHLARDADMRERFRREAESAAQLVHPHICSITDFGSVGDQVFLVMPYLARGTLADRINNRRSFPAERTAAIAAQVACALDYAHRHGLVHRDIKPDNILFDEDENALVTDFGIATGHFRARMTGTGNVMGTPHYMSPEQARGKLLDGRSDLYALGVVMYETLLGFPPFDGADGYSISYKHVTETAAAPDVVDSRIPTELSAIVTKCLSKRAGDRYQRGNDMADALISFLAKSDSADDLRGAWTSRTVSPAKPLASSLGSL